CGCGCTGTCACGCCGCAAGTAATACTATGATTCCAGAAGGCATCCATGTCGACCAGTTCGGTGGAAATTCCCTTGAAGGCGGAAGTCACGGAAGTGGCGATGACGATGTTGCGCAATTCTTTATGACCAATGATGGAAATGGCTTTTGAAATATTTTCTACTTTCCCGGAGAAGCCGAAATAAGAGCTATTGGCGAACTTCAGTAATTTTGCCGTCAATGCGGGATCGCTGGAAATCACACGTTCCAATTCGGAATTGGTTGCTTCGCCTGAGTCGATCAGCTCGTTGACGCGTATGATCACGTCGGGTAAAGAAAAGATTGAGCGAACGTTCGCGACTATCGTTTGTGGATCCATTTGAATTAAACAAAGTGAATTAATTAACGCTTCATCAGGTTTGATAGAGGGATTGCGTTATTGCTTTTTGAGACAATAAGCTCCGGTTTGATCTATCAAAATTATGAAGGGAATGATCAATCTGCGAGGCAGGATTATTCCTGCATTAGATTAATGCAAGCGGTTAGGAATGATGTTGCGGATTAAACGGTGAAAATGACCGGATTTCAAAAAGAAAGGCCGGGGCCGTGCTACTTGGCTTTGTTTTCTGCGGACTTGCCGGAAATCAGCCCGAGATATTTTGCGTGGAGTTGTTCCTTGCTTTCTATTTTGTCGGGGTTGGTTATGATGCAATCAACCGGACAGACTTCCACGCATTGCGGTACGTCGTAGTGCCCGACGCATTCGGTGCATGAGTCCGGATTGATCTGGTAAATTTCTTCGCCTTGCGAAATAGCGCCGTTCGGACACTCGGGTTCGCAGACATCGCAGTTGATACATTCGTCAGTAATGATTAATGCCATGATTACATTTAAAAAGATCGGGTTATTTTGTCACGCAGCTTTTGTGCCACCAGCGGATGCACAAAAGCATCCGCATGACCGCCTAAAGAAGCGATCTCACGGACTATCGTTGCGGAAATAAACATATATTGCTCGGATGGCGTCATAAATAACGTTTCAACATCCGGATACATGCTGCGGT
This is a stretch of genomic DNA from Nitrosomonas sp. sh817. It encodes these proteins:
- a CDS encoding YfhL family 4Fe-4S dicluster ferredoxin; this translates as MALIITDECINCDVCEPECPNGAISQGEEIYQINPDSCTECVGHYDVPQCVEVCPVDCIITNPDKIESKEQLHAKYLGLISGKSAENKAK